One stretch of Flavobacterium sp. 9 DNA includes these proteins:
- a CDS encoding SusD/RagB family nutrient-binding outer membrane lipoprotein, whose protein sequence is MLKKIAYITLFALSLTSCSNDLDEINKNPNATETPLAPYLLTGSLKQGADLYWGSTNNFDSSLLFVQHWAKIQYTEPDRFDVSNTSFTTLWNTGYATLITDLNTILNFSDQQANSNYKGIALTLRSWTFLLLTDAYGSIPYKDAGLKVTPTYNTQKEVYTGLLEDLKKAQSLLATTNGTVTGDLVYKGDILKWKRLVNSLRLRIALRISDREPALAKQAAIDATTDPAGVLSSNSDTFQFVYISSPQQNPASAWFETRDDYRISKTLVDKLYALSDPRLPVYAQLPSDATVGKYVGGANGLSNSDANSQGFAKTSKPGKYFLTSTSPAVIASYSETLFNLSEAVARGFIPGDAEQFYKSAITASLNQFGINDATVVSNYLNQATVKYDATNYAKSIGTQKWIAFYGQGLDAFVEWRRLDYPVLTAGPATVLDGQIPSRFFYPGTEQSLNGTSYQAAIATQGKDLLTTKLWFDIK, encoded by the coding sequence ACCGAAACGCCATTGGCACCTTACCTGTTAACAGGATCATTAAAACAAGGCGCAGACTTATATTGGGGTTCAACAAATAACTTTGATTCGTCTTTATTATTTGTTCAGCATTGGGCTAAAATTCAATATACTGAACCGGACAGATTTGATGTATCTAACACGTCTTTTACGACTTTGTGGAATACAGGATATGCAACTTTAATCACGGATTTGAACACAATTCTGAATTTCTCTGATCAACAGGCAAATTCAAATTATAAAGGAATTGCACTAACATTGCGTTCATGGACATTTTTGCTGTTGACAGATGCTTACGGAAGTATTCCTTATAAAGATGCAGGTCTAAAAGTGACACCAACTTATAATACTCAAAAAGAAGTTTATACAGGATTACTTGAAGATTTGAAAAAAGCGCAGTCTTTACTTGCTACAACAAATGGTACTGTAACTGGTGATTTAGTTTACAAAGGAGATATTCTAAAATGGAAGAGATTGGTAAATTCACTTCGTTTGCGTATTGCGTTGAGAATTTCTGACAGAGAACCTGCTTTGGCTAAACAAGCTGCAATTGATGCAACAACAGATCCTGCAGGAGTTTTGAGCAGCAATAGCGATACTTTTCAATTTGTTTACATCAGTTCGCCACAACAAAATCCAGCTTCGGCATGGTTTGAAACGAGAGATGATTACCGTATTTCAAAAACATTAGTAGATAAATTATATGCATTATCTGATCCGCGTTTGCCAGTTTATGCACAATTACCATCTGATGCAACTGTAGGTAAATATGTTGGCGGAGCTAACGGATTATCAAATAGTGATGCTAATAGTCAAGGTTTTGCCAAAACATCGAAACCGGGTAAATATTTCTTAACGTCAACTTCTCCGGCTGTAATTGCTTCTTATTCTGAAACATTATTCAATCTTTCTGAAGCTGTAGCACGTGGTTTTATTCCAGGAGATGCAGAGCAATTTTACAAAAGTGCAATTACTGCTTCATTAAATCAATTTGGAATTAACGATGCGACAGTTGTTTCGAATTATCTTAATCAGGCTACTGTAAAGTACGATGCTACAAACTATGCGAAATCAATTGGTACTCAAAAATGGATTGCATTCTACGGACAAGGTCTCGATGCTTTTGTAGAGTGGAGAAGACTTGATTATCCAGTATTAACAGCTGGTCCGGCTACAGTTTTGGACGGACAGATTCCTTCGCGTTTCTTTTATCCGGGTACAGAGCAATCGTTAAACGGAACTAGTTACCAAGCTGCAATAGCAACTCAAGGAAAAGATTTATTGACTACAAAACTTTGGTTTGATATAAAATAA
- a CDS encoding DKNYY domain-containing protein: protein MNKYYFLVLSIILLSNLSCAQTPDSFSVIDPVVDSTFAIYPSAGYMAPLYIKNKNYIVFQKNASERKILKDADVESFTFPRYNDNGLFALDKNGVYYNGDFIATDTTGFKILAEIRNTEYLGRPDLVWKTKYKLFKNNIEITEDIDIESFRSASYSSTLYFKDKNHLYYNFKKIKNADVNSLSETFEAIMYDKNYVYINGEIGLHNGDTLRSVNDYLMKTSKEVLTLTHWIVVPNIDANTIRPLSRHYSIDKNFVYYDGEKTILTAKNPENIKAWDQENSRFISDGKMVYAGAKYPFPEVDAKTFGMIPFSDWYFDKNGIYERVWNEKTQKSESKKFPFVYTKKVSSKNTFLGQSYRYLIYENQAYDLSKKKMYKNLSQTQINAAKNAKKDIFNSAGKKLYEYQLYESDKKIYINGKETTADAETFERILNSYKDKNNVYTYYRSDKLIPIKGIDAQSVKPFFNFLADKDYIYSGVNKVIKNKNTEILAVITGNRPGCGLDKTPSSDYYFLKNDEGHWLALISDTVKIKYLGNKPIKGTGNIGTLYTPPAIITPETILENWIYNTVDLDVLPDYNGGMAARNKFIDKNFKAPKDEGEKIQGKIYLYFVIEKDGTITNQKVMRDYGYGSGAEALRVLNKMPKWIPGQIKGKTVRCAYTTPFIIQK from the coding sequence ATGAATAAATATTACTTCTTAGTATTATCAATTATATTGCTTTCAAATTTAAGCTGTGCACAAACTCCGGATTCTTTTTCGGTAATAGATCCTGTTGTAGATTCTACTTTTGCAATATATCCAAGTGCTGGTTATATGGCTCCGCTTTACATCAAAAACAAAAATTATATTGTTTTTCAAAAAAATGCGAGTGAACGAAAAATTCTAAAAGACGCAGATGTTGAATCTTTTACATTTCCAAGATATAATGACAATGGCCTTTTTGCTTTAGATAAAAATGGTGTTTATTATAATGGAGATTTTATAGCAACTGATACAACCGGATTTAAAATCCTGGCCGAAATCAGGAATACAGAATACCTTGGTCGCCCGGATTTGGTATGGAAAACAAAGTATAAACTTTTTAAAAACAATATCGAGATTACAGAAGATATTGATATCGAAAGTTTCAGATCAGCCAGTTATTCTTCAACACTTTATTTTAAAGACAAAAATCATCTTTATTACAATTTTAAAAAGATAAAAAACGCTGATGTAAATTCACTTTCAGAAACTTTTGAAGCTATTATGTATGACAAAAACTATGTTTATATAAATGGCGAGATTGGTCTGCATAATGGCGATACGCTTCGTTCTGTAAATGATTATTTAATGAAAACTTCAAAAGAAGTATTGACATTAACCCACTGGATTGTTGTTCCAAATATTGATGCAAATACCATTCGACCATTGTCTCGACATTATTCTATAGATAAGAATTTTGTGTATTATGATGGCGAAAAAACTATACTGACAGCAAAAAATCCAGAAAATATAAAAGCTTGGGATCAGGAAAACAGCCGATTTATTTCTGATGGAAAAATGGTTTATGCGGGTGCAAAATATCCATTTCCTGAAGTTGACGCTAAAACTTTTGGAATGATTCCGTTTTCAGATTGGTACTTTGATAAAAATGGAATTTATGAACGTGTATGGAACGAAAAAACGCAAAAATCTGAATCTAAAAAATTCCCATTTGTTTATACTAAAAAAGTCTCGTCCAAAAATACTTTTCTTGGCCAATCCTATCGCTATTTGATATATGAAAATCAGGCTTACGATCTTTCTAAAAAGAAAATGTATAAAAATCTATCTCAGACGCAAATCAATGCAGCAAAAAACGCTAAAAAAGACATCTTCAATTCAGCAGGAAAGAAACTTTACGAATATCAGTTGTATGAATCTGATAAGAAAATTTATATCAATGGCAAAGAAACAACTGCAGATGCTGAAACTTTTGAAAGAATTCTGAATTCTTATAAAGACAAAAATAATGTTTACACTTATTATAGAAGTGACAAGCTTATTCCTATAAAAGGAATTGATGCACAAAGCGTTAAGCCATTTTTTAATTTTCTGGCCGACAAAGATTATATCTACAGTGGCGTCAATAAAGTAATAAAAAATAAGAATACCGAAATATTAGCGGTTATAACAGGAAACAGACCCGGTTGTGGTTTAGATAAAACTCCTTCATCTGATTATTATTTTCTTAAAAATGATGAAGGACATTGGCTTGCTCTAATTTCAGATACAGTTAAGATTAAATATTTAGGAAATAAACCAATTAAAGGTACAGGAAATATTGGTACTCTATATACTCCTCCAGCAATAATCACACCTGAAACTATACTCGAAAATTGGATTTATAATACAGTAGACCTAGATGTACTGCCAGATTATAACGGAGGAATGGCCGCAAGAAATAAGTTTATAGATAAAAACTTTAAGGCACCAAAAGACGAAGGAGAAAAAATTCAAGGGAAAATTTATTTGTATTTTGTAATAGAAAAAGACGGAACAATTACGAATCAAAAAGTAATGAGAGATTATGGTTATGGTTCCGGCGCAGAAGCTTTGAGAGTCCTGAATAAAATGCCAAAATGGATTCCGGGACAGATAAAAGGAAAAACAGTAAGGTGTGCTTATACTACTCCATTCATTATTCAGAAATAA
- a CDS encoding SBBP repeat-containing protein, translated as MNLKTRFLHRLLLPMFLFIFMPVIQAQTSLQLNWINPLESNALFSVKAKSVKTDASGNIYLVGNFTGTTDFDPSEGIANLTSAGEEDVFVAKYDINGKYIYACALGGIEYDNCNALAVDRYGNAYITGSFKDKASFNSKKKIIKKASAGDFDIFIAKYDPDGRLLYANTIGGKERDYGQAITADDNGNVYVTGYFAGICDFDLGKGTANLSSQDGVHLFFAKYDANGEYVYAKNINGNSSGIANDDKGNIYLTGYYEGTADFDPGKGVEVMKSIYDENIFFAKYDSYGNFVFVKNIGSERSKDESRAIALDRDNNIYLTGFFEDDADFDPGIGTAILSTPEPCGMFLAKYNAEGDYIYAKSMSGGRGVIGNAIAVDSTGNAYVTGYFEGTVDFDPSAEIAKLTSPGQTKESTGYEADIFLAKYDTKGNYIYAKSMGGKDYDKGHGIALTTDGRIYLAGTFESPTNFDPVNNTNFVKLKKAIYGAFLASYSECNVNENEIIKTN; from the coding sequence ATGAATTTAAAAACTAGATTTTTACACAGATTACTTTTACCAATGTTTCTTTTTATATTCATGCCTGTTATTCAGGCTCAAACTTCGCTGCAATTGAATTGGATTAATCCATTAGAATCTAATGCGCTATTTTCTGTTAAAGCTAAAAGCGTAAAAACCGATGCTTCAGGGAATATCTATCTTGTTGGTAACTTTACCGGAACAACCGATTTTGATCCAAGTGAAGGAATAGCCAATTTGACGAGTGCCGGCGAAGAAGATGTTTTTGTAGCAAAATACGATATCAACGGAAAATATATATATGCCTGTGCTTTAGGCGGAATCGAATATGATAATTGTAACGCACTTGCTGTTGACCGTTATGGGAATGCCTATATTACCGGAAGCTTTAAAGATAAAGCCAGTTTTAATTCTAAGAAAAAAATAATAAAAAAGGCTAGTGCAGGTGATTTTGATATTTTTATTGCTAAATATGATCCTGACGGAAGATTACTTTATGCGAATACAATAGGCGGAAAAGAGCGTGATTATGGACAAGCTATTACAGCAGATGATAATGGAAACGTATATGTTACGGGTTATTTTGCCGGAATCTGCGATTTTGATTTAGGAAAAGGAACTGCTAATCTCTCCAGTCAAGATGGCGTTCATTTATTTTTTGCCAAATACGATGCAAATGGTGAGTATGTATATGCAAAAAACATAAATGGCAACAGTTCCGGAATTGCCAATGATGATAAAGGCAACATTTATCTTACCGGATATTATGAAGGTACTGCAGATTTTGATCCCGGAAAAGGAGTTGAAGTTATGAAGAGTATTTATGATGAGAATATTTTCTTTGCAAAATATGATTCTTATGGGAATTTCGTTTTTGTAAAAAATATAGGAAGCGAAAGATCAAAAGACGAAAGTAGAGCTATAGCTCTTGATCGTGACAATAATATCTACCTTACCGGATTTTTTGAAGACGATGCAGATTTTGATCCCGGAATAGGAACCGCAATTTTATCTACACCCGAACCATGCGGAATGTTTCTCGCCAAATATAATGCAGAAGGAGATTATATTTATGCCAAAAGTATGTCTGGCGGAAGAGGTGTAATTGGCAATGCTATCGCTGTAGACAGCACAGGAAATGCATATGTTACGGGCTATTTTGAAGGTACTGTTGATTTTGACCCAAGTGCAGAAATTGCCAAGCTGACAAGTCCAGGGCAAACAAAAGAATCTACAGGTTATGAAGCTGATATTTTTCTGGCGAAATATGACACTAAAGGCAATTATATTTACGCCAAATCTATGGGAGGCAAGGATTATGATAAAGGACATGGTATTGCACTTACAACAGACGGAAGGATATATCTTGCGGGAACATTTGAGAGTCCGACAAATTTTGATCCGGTGAATAATACCAATTTTGTCAAATTAAAAAAGGCTATTTATGGTGCTTTTCTAGCTTCCTATAGTGAATGTAATGTCAATGAAAATGAGATAATAAAGACCAATTAG
- a CDS encoding BatD family protein, producing the protein MKVKISLLIFFAFFTVTAFSQDITVRTKVSTDIIGYFDILRVSFEANSNEVTLREPYFEDFTIYKGRDTKIEQSYLNGKTTSKTIISYLLKPKRTGELTIDRAVFEYDDKVFATDPVTIIVKGDTLTNDPSKKDSKIFVFAQVSNYTPFCYQPVMIEYKLYFDADIKPSTIGFDFKKEYTDDFLIYAITSGESVNTEVINGKKFNSIVIKKDVIRFKNQGEISINNNVVVEYKTSKPTKDDENADQISEKSLPVVSNKIKSKKMEKTPNFPHDIQSYGDYKLDVFFPEYTIIKKNKIFEITVQLYGEGYIEDEILPQLNIPKGFEVISNTIVNDPVMEDEKIKSVATRTYKIKPLAIGSYKFRPVSFYFYNEKIKQRKAVSSKEFTLTVK; encoded by the coding sequence ATGAAAGTAAAAATTTCATTGCTTATTTTTTTTGCCTTTTTTACCGTAACTGCTTTTTCGCAAGATATTACCGTTCGCACTAAAGTTTCCACAGACATTATTGGCTACTTTGATATCTTGAGAGTTAGTTTTGAGGCAAATAGTAATGAAGTCACACTTAGAGAACCTTATTTTGAAGATTTTACAATTTATAAGGGTCGGGATACAAAAATAGAACAAAGTTATCTAAATGGTAAAACGACCTCTAAAACGATTATTTCTTATCTTTTAAAGCCTAAGAGAACAGGTGAATTAACTATAGATAGGGCAGTTTTTGAATATGACGATAAAGTTTTTGCAACAGATCCGGTTACCATAATAGTAAAAGGAGATACCTTGACAAACGATCCTTCAAAAAAAGACAGTAAGATTTTTGTTTTTGCTCAAGTTTCCAATTATACACCGTTTTGTTATCAGCCAGTAATGATAGAATACAAATTGTATTTTGATGCAGATATAAAACCTTCAACGATTGGCTTTGATTTTAAGAAAGAATACACTGATGATTTTTTAATTTATGCTATTACTTCAGGTGAATCAGTTAATACAGAGGTAATTAATGGGAAAAAGTTTAATAGTATTGTTATAAAGAAAGACGTCATTCGATTTAAAAACCAAGGCGAAATTTCTATTAATAATAATGTAGTGGTTGAGTATAAAACAAGTAAACCAACGAAGGACGATGAAAACGCTGACCAAATTTCGGAAAAAAGTCTGCCAGTAGTTTCAAATAAAATTAAGTCGAAAAAAATGGAGAAAACGCCCAATTTTCCTCATGATATTCAATCGTATGGCGATTATAAATTAGATGTGTTTTTTCCTGAATACACAATAATCAAAAAGAATAAAATTTTCGAAATTACTGTACAACTTTACGGAGAAGGCTATATAGAAGATGAAATTTTACCACAACTTAACATTCCCAAAGGATTTGAAGTTATTTCGAATACAATCGTAAATGATCCTGTTATGGAAGACGAAAAAATAAAATCTGTAGCCACAAGAACCTATAAAATAAAGCCTTTAGCGATTGGTAGTTATAAATTTCGCCCCGTTAGTTTTTATTTCTATAATGAAAAGATAAAACAAAGAAAAGCCGTTTCGTCTAAAGAATTTACACTTACAGTGAAATAA
- the pgl gene encoding 6-phosphogluconolactonase, whose translation MIKIYNNTEEINTTAADIFVTAAQKAIAEKDKFTVVLTGGSSPAGIYKLLASDAYKTKIDWSKVFVFWGDERWVPLNDDLSNAKMSYASLLSHVPVPKKNIFEMYKDGVTPEDYAASYEQSIRKVLGDEGKFDLILLGMGDDGHTASLFPGQEVLKEQTKWVDAYYLEPQKMHRITLTAPLINKAENIVVVAFGEKKAHALKEVTTGSYNPETYPMQLIKPVSGELLFLVDKSAAGTN comes from the coding sequence ATGATAAAGATTTACAATAATACAGAAGAAATTAATACTACAGCTGCCGATATTTTCGTAACAGCTGCACAAAAAGCAATTGCAGAGAAAGACAAATTTACCGTTGTACTTACGGGAGGTTCTTCTCCTGCAGGGATTTACAAATTATTAGCTTCTGATGCTTACAAAACAAAAATTGACTGGAGTAAAGTTTTTGTATTTTGGGGTGATGAACGTTGGGTACCTTTAAATGATGATTTAAGCAATGCAAAAATGTCTTATGCGTCATTATTAAGCCACGTTCCTGTTCCGAAGAAAAATATCTTTGAAATGTACAAAGATGGTGTTACACCAGAAGATTATGCAGCTTCTTACGAACAATCTATTCGAAAAGTTTTGGGCGATGAAGGAAAATTTGATCTTATCTTATTAGGAATGGGCGATGACGGACACACAGCCTCTCTTTTCCCAGGACAAGAAGTATTAAAAGAACAAACAAAATGGGTTGATGCTTATTATCTTGAACCTCAAAAAATGCACCGAATTACGCTTACGGCACCGTTAATAAACAAAGCCGAAAATATCGTAGTTGTAGCTTTTGGAGAGAAAAAAGCACATGCTTTAAAGGAAGTTACAACAGGAAGTTATAATCCTGAAACTTACCCAATGCAATTGATTAAACCTGTTTCAGGAGAATTATTATTCCTTGTGGATAAAAGCGCTGCGGGAACAAACTAA
- a CDS encoding leucine-rich repeat domain-containing protein translates to MKRILFVILLCCASNNLFSQAKTGYTLIRDSNFEKCIIDLGYDSGKPDGKVLTATIVNVKRLDISKKNISDLTGIQDFESLTELFCGGNKLTRLDLSKNTALTNLDCFDNRLKSLNITQNTALIYLRCYNNLLTALDVTQNTKLSELFCSSNKLETLDVSKNSLLIELFCFQNQLTSLNLHQNIALQYLQCFNNELTSLDLSQNKNLTTLECQDNKLTQLNLTQNINLASLECYENKLTSISFSKNNILTYINCFNNQLTELDLSPNKALIDLGCRGNQLKILDLSNSLSLKGFDCSANQLTDLNIKNCPRISYMFAEENPDLKCISADFDGKPYDGSGMSDFSKCKIICIELEPGYTVIPDVNFEKALIALKYDSGEPDGRVFTANIATITDLDVSNSQIKDLKGLEAFIALKTLDCSKNQIENLDITECKALTKLTCTKNQMSYLTVSNNKNLTALYCQENWLTTLDISTNKALKELNCEVNSIDLDVSHNKALTFLNCENNHMTSLDVSQNKALLNLSCGYNDLKSLKLSKNKALTTLYCDNALLTELDVSKNTSLIELGCYANQITNLDLSKNVRLDYIDCQSNKMENLNISKNTALTILRCNDNKLTTLDLSKNVILDELFCSHNLLTVLDISLNPKLEKLECADNQLTNLDISKNKNLSTLYCNENKLKELNVSSNTILRNFSCASNQITTLDVSKNTVLWYFNCSSNKLTNLNPSQNTLLMYLECHSNLLKTLDITKNTALQEFRCQQNKLENLELSHNLQLTRVSCEKNKLKTLDLSNNTALLDLICSSNELTSLNLKNGNNSTISYVSALKNENLKCIQVDKVDFPSSRWFKDSGVIFSTSCQ, encoded by the coding sequence ATGAAAAGAATACTATTTGTTATTTTGCTTTGTTGCGCGTCAAATAATTTGTTTTCGCAAGCCAAAACCGGATATACTTTAATCCGCGACTCTAATTTCGAAAAATGTATAATCGATCTGGGATATGATTCTGGTAAACCTGACGGAAAAGTATTGACTGCTACTATTGTCAATGTAAAAAGATTGGATATTTCGAAAAAAAACATCTCAGATTTAACTGGCATACAAGATTTTGAGTCATTAACTGAATTGTTCTGTGGCGGAAATAAATTAACGAGGCTCGATCTTAGCAAAAACACCGCTTTGACTAATTTAGATTGTTTTGATAACAGGCTGAAATCATTAAATATAACCCAAAATACAGCCCTAATTTATTTACGTTGTTACAATAATTTATTAACAGCATTAGATGTAACACAGAATACAAAGCTAAGTGAGTTATTTTGCTCCAGCAACAAATTAGAAACTTTAGACGTAAGTAAAAACAGTCTTTTAATAGAATTATTTTGTTTTCAAAATCAGTTAACTTCTTTGAATTTGCATCAGAATATTGCTTTACAATATTTGCAGTGTTTTAATAATGAACTGACTTCGCTGGATTTAAGCCAAAATAAAAATTTAACTACTTTAGAATGTCAAGATAATAAATTAACTCAATTGAATTTAACTCAGAACATTAATCTGGCTTCTTTAGAATGTTATGAAAATAAGTTAACCTCTATAAGTTTTTCAAAAAATAATATCCTTACTTATATAAACTGTTTCAACAATCAATTGACTGAATTGGATCTTAGTCCAAACAAAGCTTTGATAGATTTGGGATGTCGAGGGAATCAGTTAAAAATATTGGATTTATCAAACAGTCTTTCTCTAAAAGGTTTTGATTGTTCCGCAAATCAATTAACTGATTTGAACATTAAGAATTGTCCTCGTATAAGTTATATGTTTGCCGAAGAGAATCCTGATCTAAAATGTATTAGTGCAGATTTTGATGGTAAACCTTATGATGGGAGTGGTATGTCTGATTTTTCAAAATGCAAAATAATATGTATAGAACTCGAACCTGGATATACGGTGATTCCTGATGTTAATTTTGAGAAAGCTTTAATTGCACTGAAATATGATTCTGGTGAACCGGACGGAAGAGTCTTTACCGCAAATATTGCCACTATTACAGATTTGGATGTTTCGAATAGCCAAATCAAAGACTTAAAAGGTTTGGAAGCTTTTATCGCTTTAAAAACGTTGGATTGCTCTAAAAATCAAATTGAAAATCTTGATATTACCGAATGTAAAGCCTTGACAAAACTTACTTGTACTAAAAACCAAATGAGCTACTTAACTGTAAGCAATAATAAAAATCTGACTGCGCTTTACTGTCAGGAAAATTGGCTTACTACTTTGGATATTTCTACAAATAAGGCTTTAAAAGAATTAAATTGTGAAGTGAATAGTATCGATTTAGATGTTTCTCACAATAAAGCACTTACTTTTTTAAATTGCGAAAATAATCATATGACTTCTTTAGATGTTAGCCAAAATAAAGCTTTACTAAATTTGAGCTGTGGTTACAACGATTTGAAATCTTTGAAATTATCTAAAAACAAAGCACTTACTACTTTATATTGTGACAATGCCTTATTAACGGAGCTAGACGTTAGTAAAAACACTTCTTTAATCGAATTGGGCTGCTATGCAAATCAAATAACAAACCTGGATTTGTCTAAAAATGTGCGTTTGGATTACATTGATTGTCAGTCTAATAAAATGGAGAATTTAAATATTTCCAAAAACACTGCTTTGACAATTTTACGATGTAATGACAATAAATTGACAACTTTGGATTTATCTAAAAATGTAATTTTAGATGAGTTATTTTGCAGTCATAATCTCTTAACTGTTTTAGACATAAGTCTGAACCCAAAATTAGAAAAACTTGAGTGTGCCGATAATCAATTGACAAATCTGGATATTTCTAAAAATAAAAACCTGAGCACGCTGTATTGCAATGAGAATAAATTAAAAGAACTTAATGTAAGTTCAAATACAATACTACGTAATTTTAGCTGCGCATCGAATCAAATAACGACTTTGGATGTGTCTAAAAACACCGTTTTGTGGTATTTTAATTGTAGTTCAAATAAACTGACTAATTTGAATCCAAGTCAAAATACTCTTTTAATGTATCTTGAATGCCACTCTAATTTATTGAAGACTTTGGATATCACTAAAAATACAGCTTTGCAAGAATTTCGTTGTCAGCAAAATAAACTGGAAAATTTAGAGCTGTCTCACAATCTGCAATTAACCAGAGTTTCATGCGAAAAAAACAAATTGAAAACCCTCGATTTATCCAATAACACAGCATTACTTGATTTAATTTGTTCTTCGAATGAATTGACTTCTCTTAATCTCAAAAACGGAAATAATAGCACAATATCCTATGTTTCTGCTCTTAAAAATGAAAATCTCAAATGCATTCAGGTTGATAAAGTGGATTTTCCTTCTTCGAGATGGTTCAAAGATTCTGGTGTGATTTTTAGTACTTCATGCCAATAA
- the zwf gene encoding glucose-6-phosphate dehydrogenase, whose amino-acid sequence MGKFKNINPTIIVIFGGTGDLAKRKLFPAFQNLYLDGRMSDKFEIIALGRAEKSNEEFRSYVLENLETFSRKKGLSDPETQKFLSHISYHSLDIDKEESYQSLNDKINSIDEAFGERANRLFYLSITPSFITTISSNIKKIGLAANPKQDRIIIEKPFGYDKTSAIELNAMLSQTFQEEQIYRIDHYLGKETVQNILAFRFGNSMFEPLWSRNFIDFVQITVAEEVGVEERGGFYEGVGALKDMIQNHLLQILCMTAMEAPASLEADDIRNRKADVLKSIRRIKPDEVDHYIVRGQYDAGLIKGKPVVGYREDKGIAPDSNTETYVAMKIYLDNWRWQGIPFYLRTGKRMKEKQSSIIIQFKPVPHSAFSYGKEGMTPNRLIINIQPAMDIKLQFMTKKPGLSLSLRPAEMIFDYFSCSTMSPEAYETLIADALAGDPTLFMRWDQVEQAWDAIDTIQQVWKTTAPTNFPNYKAGSWGPEEADELLARQGHKWIPNIQTKEEILDDKDLQ is encoded by the coding sequence ATGGGTAAGTTCAAAAATATAAATCCAACAATCATTGTGATTTTTGGAGGAACCGGAGATTTAGCGAAAAGAAAACTCTTTCCTGCATTTCAAAATCTTTATCTTGACGGACGTATGTCTGATAAGTTTGAGATTATTGCACTGGGAAGAGCCGAAAAAAGCAACGAAGAATTCCGTAGTTATGTCTTAGAAAATCTGGAAACCTTTTCGAGAAAAAAAGGACTTTCGGATCCTGAAACTCAAAAATTTCTTTCACATATAAGTTATCACAGTCTTGATATTGACAAAGAAGAATCTTATCAAAGTTTAAACGACAAGATAAACAGTATCGATGAAGCGTTTGGAGAACGTGCCAATCGTTTATTTTACCTTTCGATTACGCCTTCTTTTATTACTACAATTTCAAGTAATATTAAAAAAATTGGTCTTGCAGCTAATCCAAAACAAGATCGTATTATTATCGAAAAACCTTTTGGTTACGATAAAACTTCTGCAATTGAATTGAATGCAATGCTTTCGCAGACTTTTCAAGAAGAACAAATTTATAGAATCGATCATTATTTAGGTAAAGAAACGGTACAAAACATTTTGGCTTTTCGTTTTGGAAACTCAATGTTTGAACCTTTATGGAGCCGTAATTTTATTGATTTTGTTCAAATAACAGTTGCCGAAGAAGTTGGTGTTGAAGAACGCGGTGGCTTTTATGAAGGCGTTGGTGCATTAAAAGATATGATTCAAAACCATTTGCTTCAAATTTTATGTATGACCGCTATGGAAGCTCCGGCTTCACTAGAAGCAGATGATATTAGAAACCGTAAAGCTGATGTTTTAAAATCAATTCGCCGCATTAAACCTGATGAAGTTGATCACTATATTGTTCGCGGTCAATATGATGCAGGATTGATAAAAGGAAAACCAGTTGTAGGATATCGTGAAGATAAAGGAATTGCTCCGGATTCTAATACCGAAACCTACGTTGCCATGAAAATCTATCTGGATAACTGGAGATGGCAGGGAATTCCGTTTTATTTGCGTACCGGAAAAAGAATGAAAGAAAAACAATCTTCTATAATTATACAGTTTAAACCAGTTCCGCATTCTGCATTTTCTTATGGAAAAGAAGGAATGACGCCAAACAGACTTATTATCAATATTCAGCCGGCAATGGATATCAAGTTGCAGTTTATGACCAAAAAACCTGGACTGTCACTTTCATTAAGACCTGCAGAAATGATATTTGATTATTTCTCTTGCTCTACAATGTCACCGGAAGCTTATGAAACGCTTATCGCCGATGCTTTGGCGGGAGATCCTACTCTATTTATGCGTTGGGATCAGGTAGAACAAGCTTGGGATGCAATTGATACGATTCAACAAGTTTGGAAAACTACGGCGCCAACCAATTTCCCTAATTACAAAGCAGGAAGCTGGGGACCTGAAGAAGCTGACGAACTTTTAGCACGTCAGGGTCACAAATGGATTCCAAACATACAAACGAAAGAAGAAATTTTAGATGATAAAGATTTACAATAA